The proteins below are encoded in one region of Williamsoniiplasma luminosum:
- the der gene encoding ribosome biogenesis GTPase Der, with the protein MAKKSIVAIVGRPNVGKSSLFNRIIREQKSIVEDIPGVTRDRIYGNAEWLTREFLVIDTGGITLADEIFAKEIKIQAEIAMQEADVIIFALNFKEGLTDQDHMIAKILYKTKKPIILVVNKYDKKGSDNDMFEFMSLGFGNPIMASSTHGIGIGDLLDAVVYQLPKVENTQKDDTPKIAIIGKPNVGKSSLVNSLVGEERMIVSDIAGTTLDSVDTQVQYNNKKYVLIDTAGIRKKGKIYDGIEKYSYLRSLGSISNADIVVLMIDGTQSITDQDTNIGGLAFTEHKPIIIAVNKWDLVKNKEKAILEKEEEIRSYFKYLQYAKIIFISAHDKIRIGKIYDAVDHINEMLKKTIKTSVFNEILNRAQLVNPAPDHNGGRLRIYYGSQVEAYLPTFVMFVNNPHYVHFSYKRFLENQIRLQFGFEGVPITLIFRERK; encoded by the coding sequence ATGGCAAAAAAAAGTATCGTCGCAATTGTCGGGCGACCAAATGTTGGTAAATCATCATTATTCAATAGAATTATTCGTGAACAAAAATCAATCGTTGAAGACATACCAGGAGTAACTAGAGACAGAATTTATGGGAATGCTGAATGACTGACAAGAGAATTTCTTGTCATTGATACTGGAGGAATTACTTTAGCTGATGAAATTTTTGCCAAAGAAATTAAAATTCAAGCCGAAATCGCAATGCAAGAAGCCGATGTGATTATTTTTGCTTTAAATTTCAAAGAAGGTTTAACTGACCAAGATCATATGATTGCAAAAATTTTATATAAAACCAAAAAACCAATTATTTTAGTTGTCAATAAATATGATAAAAAAGGTTCTGACAATGATATGTTCGAATTTATGTCATTGGGATTTGGAAATCCAATTATGGCCTCATCAACACACGGAATTGGGATTGGAGATTTACTTGATGCGGTTGTTTATCAATTACCAAAAGTTGAAAATACTCAAAAAGATGATACACCCAAAATTGCAATTATTGGAAAACCAAATGTTGGTAAATCTTCTTTGGTAAATTCTTTGGTTGGAGAAGAGCGCATGATTGTTTCTGACATCGCTGGAACTACTCTGGATTCTGTTGATACCCAAGTTCAATATAATAATAAAAAATATGTTTTGATTGATACAGCTGGGATTCGTAAAAAAGGAAAAATTTATGATGGGATTGAAAAATATAGTTACTTAAGAAGTCTTGGTTCAATTTCTAATGCTGATATTGTCGTTTTGATGATTGATGGAACACAAAGCATCACTGATCAAGATACAAATATTGGTGGTCTAGCTTTCACTGAACACAAACCAATTATCATTGCTGTTAATAAATGAGATTTAGTTAAAAATAAAGAAAAAGCGATTTTAGAAAAAGAAGAAGAGATTAGAAGTTATTTTAAATATTTACAATATGCCAAAATTATTTTTATCTCAGCTCATGACAAAATTAGAATTGGAAAAATTTATGATGCTGTTGATCACATTAATGAAATGTTGAAAAAAACCATTAAAACATCTGTTTTTAATGAAATTTTAAACCGTGCTCAACTTGTCAATCCAGCTCCTGATCATAATGGTGGAAGGTTAAGAATTTATTATGGTTCTCAAGTTGAAGCTTATTTACCAACATTTGTCATGTTTGTAAATAACCCACATTATGTCCACTTCTCATACAAACGGTTTTTAGAAAACCAAATTAGATTACAATTTGGTTTTGAAGGTGTACCAATTACACTAATCTTTAGGGAGAGAAAATAA
- a CDS encoding HU family DNA-binding protein: MTKKEIAEIVINTENLSKAQSERIITLIFDEIAKSLKSGEEVSIANFGKFSVAARDAREGINPATKAKITIAASKSAKFKQAKQLKESLN; the protein is encoded by the coding sequence ATGACTAAAAAAGAAATCGCAGAAATAGTAATTAATACTGAAAACTTATCAAAGGCTCAAAGTGAAAGAATCATTACATTAATATTTGATGAAATTGCTAAAAGCTTAAAAAGTGGAGAAGAAGTTTCAATTGCAAATTTTGGTAAATTTTCAGTTGCTGCACGTGATGCACGTGAAGGAATTAACCCAGCAACTAAAGCAAAAATTACAATCGCTGCTTCTAAATCAGCTAAATTCAAACAAGCTAAACAATTAAAAGAATCATTAAATTAA
- the recA gene encoding recombinase RecA has translation MELIKNQGETKMASNLKNVWEDEILKDVLKEIEKQFGHGTIMKLGDDDENLKVEAISSGSFLIDHAIGIGGYPKGRIIEIYGPESSGKTTIALHAIVEAQKLNGNAAFIDTEHSLDPKYAKNLGVDINNLLVSQPDNGEQALDILEMLVRSNAISVIVLDSVAALTPKAEMEGDMGDQSIGLQARLMSKALRKLNGIISKTNTIVIFINQLREKVGITFGNPEVTTGGRALRFYSSVRLEVRKGESINENGEIIANKVKVKVVKNKVAPPFKTTLITINYNQGIDRMVEVIELAATYDILKKSGVWYSYNDQKIGQGKAAVEQWLKQNPETAKAIEEQILAKIKIQD, from the coding sequence ATGGAATTAATAAAAAATCAAGGAGAAACAAAGATGGCATCGAATTTAAAAAACGTTTGAGAAGACGAAATTTTAAAAGATGTTTTGAAAGAAATTGAAAAGCAATTTGGACATGGAACAATTATGAAACTCGGAGACGATGATGAAAATCTGAAAGTTGAAGCGATTTCAAGTGGAAGTTTTTTAATTGATCATGCAATTGGAATTGGGGGATACCCAAAAGGCAGAATTATTGAAATTTATGGTCCTGAATCATCAGGAAAAACAACAATTGCCTTACATGCAATTGTTGAAGCGCAAAAATTAAATGGGAATGCAGCATTTATTGACACAGAGCATTCACTTGATCCGAAATATGCTAAAAATTTAGGAGTCGATATTAACAATCTTTTAGTCAGTCAACCAGACAATGGTGAACAAGCTTTGGATATTTTAGAAATGTTAGTCCGCTCAAATGCGATTAGTGTGATTGTTTTAGATTCAGTGGCAGCGTTGACACCAAAAGCTGAAATGGAAGGTGACATGGGTGACCAATCAATTGGATTACAAGCAAGATTGATGTCAAAAGCGTTGAGAAAATTAAATGGAATCATTTCCAAAACAAACACGATTGTGATTTTTATCAACCAATTACGAGAAAAAGTTGGAATCACATTTGGTAATCCAGAAGTGACAACAGGAGGTAGGGCGTTACGTTTTTATTCTTCTGTGCGATTGGAAGTCAGAAAAGGTGAATCAATCAATGAAAATGGTGAAATTATTGCCAACAAAGTCAAAGTCAAAGTGGTTAAAAATAAGGTCGCCCCACCTTTTAAAACCACATTAATTACGATCAATTACAATCAAGGAATTGATCGCATGGTTGAAGTGATTGAATTGGCAGCAACTTATGATATTTTGAAAAAATCAGGAGTTTGATACTCGTATAATGACCAAAAAATTGGTCAAGGTAAAGCAGCTGTTGAACAATGGTTAAAACAAAATCCAGAAACGGCCAAAGCAATCGAAGAGCAAATTTTAGCCAAAATTAAAATTCAAGATTAA
- a CDS encoding CinA family protein produces the protein MEKIVQKIIEILKDQKLKLASVESFTGGMFANELTNVPGASEIFYGGMISYSNEFKIQQLKVKKGLIKKYGVVSQEVAEEMVVKLIKKTKAHVGISFTGNAGPTSNNQEQVGVGYICVWYLGSLTCLKVVEPEMSRIEFKTNAILIGFEEILNKIEKNS, from the coding sequence ATGGAAAAAATAGTTCAAAAAATTATAGAAATTTTAAAAGATCAAAAGCTAAAGTTAGCTAGTGTTGAATCTTTTACAGGGGGCATGTTCGCCAATGAACTGACCAATGTACCAGGTGCTAGTGAAATCTTTTATGGTGGAATGATTTCTTATTCAAATGAATTTAAAATCCAACAATTAAAAGTCAAAAAAGGACTTATTAAAAAATATGGTGTTGTCAGTCAAGAAGTGGCTGAAGAAATGGTGGTCAAATTAATCAAAAAAACTAAAGCCCATGTCGGGATTAGTTTTACAGGTAATGCCGGACCCACAAGCAATAATCAAGAACAAGTCGGGGTTGGTTATATTTGTGTTTGATATTTGGGGTCTTTGACCTGTTTAAAGGTCGTTGAACCCGAAATGAGTAGAATTGAGTTCAAAACTAACGCTATTTTGATTGGTTTTGAAGAAATATTGAACAAAATTGAAAAAAATTCCTAA
- a CDS encoding ECF transporter S component — protein sequence MKKEKKPKINSNKNLKNIWGNKFDTSEINRRNRKIIIKNYFSLSIKKITLISMMLTLNIVVSAFSKFVIGMVPINGFFVLEVSFFTILIFLLITNLFYTIFFIQMTTWFRVVFGDEWVGLLAMDLIDSYFIIIFAFILFIVKYLMVKFKTPNILNKVFWLQIPIFIIVILLTAGFGTLLNWSFLLDIWNAPKETQIGYLPIIFGLNIAKYSINVFIFMLLYKPVLILIKNYQF from the coding sequence GTGAAGAAAGAAAAAAAGCCTAAAATCAACTCGAATAAAAATCTAAAAAACATTTGAGGCAACAAATTTGACACTTCAGAAATCAACCGCCGTAATCGAAAAATAATTATCAAAAATTATTTTTCGTTATCAATTAAAAAGATTACGTTGATTTCAATGATGTTAACTTTGAATATTGTTGTTTCAGCGTTTTCAAAATTTGTGATTGGCATGGTTCCAATTAATGGTTTTTTTGTTTTGGAAGTTTCTTTTTTTACAATCTTGATTTTTCTTTTGATCACCAATCTATTTTATACAATATTTTTTATTCAAATGACCACTTGATTTAGAGTTGTGTTTGGGGATGAATGGGTTGGATTATTAGCAATGGATTTAATTGATTCATATTTTATTATTATCTTTGCCTTCATTTTATTTATTGTGAAATATTTAATGGTTAAATTTAAAACACCGAATATTTTGAACAAAGTTTTTTGATTGCAAATCCCAATCTTCATCATTGTTATTTTATTAACAGCTGGTTTTGGGACATTATTGAACTGAAGTTTTTTATTAGATATTTGAAACGCCCCCAAAGAAACCCAAATCGGTTATTTACCAATTATTTTTGGATTAAACATTGCCAAATATTCGATCAATGTTTTCATTTTTATGTTGCTATATAAACCAGTTTTAATCTTAATTAAAAACTATCAATTTTAA
- a CDS encoding DivIVA domain-containing protein, translated as MQKIKNFTIEELQTHEFSIELQGYKIEEVNVFIDDVQQDYIAFKSEIEHLTNELTQTQNNLKNLKNENVNLKERSEVFLASHNKQIKENLSNADIFTRLSSLEDSMKRLLSYFEDNSK; from the coding sequence ATGCAAAAAATAAAAAATTTTACAATTGAAGAATTACAAACACATGAATTTTCGATTGAATTACAAGGTTATAAGATCGAAGAAGTGAATGTTTTTATCGATGATGTTCAACAAGACTATATTGCTTTTAAGTCTGAAATTGAACACTTAACCAATGAATTAACTCAAACTCAAAACAACTTAAAAAATCTGAAAAATGAAAACGTCAATCTGAAAGAACGCAGTGAAGTTTTTTTGGCTTCACACAACAAACAAATCAAAGAAAATCTTTCAAATGCTGATATTTTTACACGTTTATCAAGTTTAGAAGATTCAATGAAGCGATTATTGAGTTATTTTGAAGATAATTCTAAATAA
- the cmk gene encoding (d)CMP kinase produces the protein MKELIIAVDGTAGSGKSETMKKVAQQLGYNFIDTGLMYRAFTLFGLKAKINFSHSQEIIGLIPQFNYKVQNDLVFLNDENVTEQLQSSDVLKAINKVTVIPEVRAMMVEKQRQIGNVPGTIAIGRDITSVVLPNADLKIYLDCSPKIRAQRRYAQNVANNILDMHVEEIEKMIIARDFNDKNRQDGPLVLTKDAWYIDNSNLTLEQTVELIINKIKEIKREK, from the coding sequence ATGAAAGAATTAATTATTGCTGTTGATGGAACTGCTGGTTCTGGTAAAAGTGAAACAATGAAAAAAGTTGCCCAGCAACTTGGGTATAATTTTATTGACACTGGTTTAATGTATCGAGCTTTTACATTATTTGGTTTAAAAGCAAAAATTAACTTTTCACATTCCCAAGAAATCATTGGTTTAATTCCTCAATTTAATTACAAAGTTCAAAATGATTTAGTGTTTTTGAATGATGAAAATGTGACTGAACAATTACAAAGTAGTGATGTGTTAAAAGCAATTAATAAGGTGACAGTTATTCCTGAAGTGCGAGCAATGATGGTTGAAAAACAACGTCAAATCGGGAATGTTCCAGGCACAATTGCGATTGGTCGCGATATTACAAGTGTGGTTTTACCCAATGCTGATTTAAAAATTTATCTCGATTGTTCACCTAAAATTAGAGCCCAAAGAAGGTATGCCCAAAATGTTGCAAACAACATTTTGGATATGCATGTTGAAGAAATTGAAAAAATGATTATTGCAAGAGATTTCAATGATAAAAATCGTCAGGATGGACCATTGGTCTTAACCAAAGATGCTTGATACATTGATAACTCCAATTTAACATTAGAACAAACAGTCGAGCTGATCATCAACAAAATCAAAGAAATAAAGAGGGAAAAATAA
- a CDS encoding Holliday junction resolvase RecU, which produces MQPLNQQGMFLETILNLTHEKFKIDNECLVIKIPTNWVITKANDHSFLKHEACDYIGNYQGYYFEFEAKETYKNFFDWKMIRKSQILKMNQIIQNQGIAFLIIYFGEHDSFYFVDYLFLKTWVETNQQHIPYEWFELNTQKIYLNSQLKLDYLNCLKMQIAKK; this is translated from the coding sequence ATGCAACCATTAAACCAACAAGGGATGTTTTTAGAAACAATTCTCAATCTGACGCATGAAAAATTTAAAATCGACAATGAATGTTTAGTCATTAAAATTCCAACTAATTGAGTAATTACCAAAGCCAATGATCATTCATTTTTAAAGCATGAGGCTTGTGATTACATTGGTAATTATCAAGGCTATTATTTTGAATTTGAAGCCAAAGAAACTTATAAAAATTTTTTTGATTGAAAAATGATCAGAAAAAGTCAAATTTTAAAAATGAATCAAATTATTCAAAATCAAGGAATTGCTTTTTTGATTATTTATTTTGGGGAACATGACAGTTTTTATTTTGTTGATTATCTATTTTTAAAAACTTGAGTTGAAACAAATCAACAACATATCCCATATGAATGATTTGAACTGAACACGCAAAAAATTTATTTAAACAGTCAATTAAAATTAGATTATTTAAATTGTTTAAAAATGCAAATTGCAAAAAAATAA
- a CDS encoding ECF transporter S component, whose amino-acid sequence MKNKEKKSPKDFDLLTETNEAKKEHSETQDHYHDEKHYDAKGNVDYITREDFRIRNHFKYTRRNLILKISLTALFLALSVAAAAIDMALEIIAIPIGQLRLSTRFIDVVVIFLALPVVGPLFGMLIAFVEPWIHLMIDPNHLPLQILVDAITNTIIVLTTWFVFYIAFKNSPIHKDPNKKIDLYKRTIPLIIMFFVSTIIATLLFVFALFIQDKNMVIHADHDHDHIQWENLNWTIIGVVLGMNFLRFAIAYTTFFFIEVRMRPINHRYR is encoded by the coding sequence ATGAAAAATAAAGAAAAAAAATCTCCAAAAGATTTTGATTTGTTAACTGAAACGAATGAAGCTAAAAAAGAACATTCAGAAACACAAGATCATTATCATGACGAGAAGCATTATGATGCAAAAGGAAATGTTGATTACATCACAAGAGAAGATTTTAGAATTAGAAACCATTTTAAATATACACGTCGAAATCTAATTTTAAAAATCTCGCTGACCGCGCTATTTTTAGCCCTTTCAGTGGCGGCCGCTGCTATTGATATGGCTTTAGAAATTATTGCCATTCCAATTGGACAATTACGATTATCAACAAGATTTATTGATGTTGTAGTGATTTTTTTAGCACTGCCTGTTGTTGGACCTTTGTTCGGAATGCTGATCGCTTTTGTTGAACCTTGAATTCATTTGATGATTGACCCGAACCACTTACCATTGCAAATTTTAGTTGATGCAATCACAAATACAATTATTGTTTTAACCACTTGATTTGTTTTTTATATTGCTTTTAAAAATTCACCGATTCATAAAGATCCAAATAAAAAAATTGATTTATATAAGAGAACTATTCCATTAATTATTATGTTTTTTGTTTCTACAATTATTGCTACTTTATTGTTTGTTTTTGCCTTGTTTATTCAAGACAAAAACATGGTCATTCATGCTGACCATGACCATGATCACATTCAATGAGAGAATTTAAACTGAACAATTATTGGTGTGGTTTTAGGAATGAATTTCTTAAGATTTGCTATTGCTTATACAACATTCTTTTTCATTGAAGTGAGAATGCGCCCGATTAATCACCGATATCGTTAA
- the rny gene encoding ribonuclease Y codes for MTEKIIIGLLSFFLIVAIGLILWIYISKSRKKTLENIKKEAKQERKNIISNAYRDISEMKISFQREREVKIHEMELIKNRILLKEDVLDKDQEILKIRQARLDGYEIALEKRSQEYDFKISEVITSLEAISGYSKEEAKQYLIEQVKQRSKLEINTFLKNAKLEAYNKAKDVGANILVEAMEKFVTNVVNEKTTNLIRLPNDEIKGRIIGKDGRNIKAFEQFGGVDIIIDETPEVVTISSFNPIRREIATKTLEKLILDGRIQPSRIEQELLKQKEELDEIILETGQKTVQELGILDMDIELVKLIGRLKYRTSYGQNVLIHCIEVAKLSGSIAAELGLNIKDAIRGGLLHDIGKAVDFEIEGNHTTLGIEKATLYGENEVVINAIAAHHEEVPKTSLISAIVSIADSMSAARPGARNNSVDEFFKRMSTLEKVITKLTGVDKVYALQSGRQIRVIVDPNIVGDNDMANLIEEIREQIMNNVTIPGEITITIIRETREIKIIK; via the coding sequence ATGACTGAAAAAATTATAATCGGTTTACTTTCGTTTTTTTTGATTGTAGCCATTGGTTTAATCCTTTGAATCTACATCTCTAAAAGCCGAAAGAAAACTCTTGAAAATATAAAAAAAGAAGCAAAACAAGAACGAAAAAATATTATTTCGAATGCTTATCGCGATATTAGTGAAATGAAAATTTCTTTTCAAAGAGAAAGAGAAGTTAAAATTCATGAAATGGAATTGATCAAAAATCGCATCTTATTAAAAGAAGATGTTTTAGATAAGGACCAAGAAATTTTAAAAATCAGACAAGCGAGATTAGATGGATATGAAATCGCTTTAGAAAAAAGAAGTCAAGAATATGATTTTAAAATTTCTGAAGTGATCACTTCTTTAGAAGCGATCTCTGGATACTCTAAAGAAGAAGCCAAACAATATTTGATCGAACAAGTTAAACAAAGAAGTAAATTAGAAATTAACACTTTCTTAAAAAATGCTAAATTAGAAGCATATAACAAAGCAAAAGATGTTGGTGCAAACATTTTAGTTGAGGCAATGGAAAAATTTGTCACAAATGTTGTCAATGAAAAAACAACAAATCTAATTAGATTACCAAATGATGAGATCAAAGGTCGTATCATTGGAAAAGATGGAAGAAACATTAAGGCATTTGAACAATTTGGTGGCGTTGATATCATCATTGATGAAACTCCCGAAGTTGTGACCATTTCTTCATTCAACCCGATTAGAAGAGAAATTGCGACCAAAACTTTGGAAAAATTAATTCTTGATGGAAGAATTCAACCATCAAGAATTGAACAAGAACTTTTGAAACAAAAAGAAGAATTAGATGAAATAATTTTAGAAACAGGACAAAAAACAGTTCAAGAACTTGGTATTTTGGACATGGATATTGAATTAGTAAAATTAATTGGAAGATTAAAATACCGTACAAGTTACGGGCAAAATGTTTTAATTCATTGTATTGAAGTTGCTAAATTATCTGGTTCAATTGCTGCGGAATTAGGACTAAATATTAAAGATGCTATTAGGGGTGGACTCCTTCACGATATAGGAAAAGCTGTGGATTTTGAAATTGAAGGTAACCACACCACATTAGGAATTGAAAAGGCAACACTTTATGGTGAAAACGAAGTTGTGATTAATGCAATTGCAGCGCACCATGAAGAAGTACCTAAAACTTCATTGATTTCAGCAATTGTTTCAATTGCTGATTCAATGAGTGCTGCTAGACCTGGGGCGAGAAATAATTCAGTTGATGAATTTTTCAAACGTATGAGTACATTAGAAAAAGTGATCACCAAACTCACTGGAGTTGATAAAGTTTATGCTTTACAATCTGGAAGACAAATTCGGGTAATTGTTGACCCGAATATAGTTGGGGATAATGATATGGCGAATTTGATTGAAGAAATTCGTGAACAAATTATGAACAATGTGACAATTCCTGGAGAAATTACGATTACAATTATTCGAGAAACAAGAGAAATTAAAATCATTAAGTAA
- the ffh gene encoding signal recognition particle protein → MGFGDFLSKRMKRSIEKNIQKSTLTNENIAETLKEIRLALLEADVSVDVVKELISRIKTKAEGGYIQEGVKAHQQMVKLVHDELIEILGKELAPLDLGKKPTVIMMVGLQGSGKTTTANKLANLVRKKNSKNPLLVGLDIYRPGAIDQLVELGHQSNIPVFEKGKQDPIKTAKQAIEYANQNNHDVVILDTAGRLQIDKDLMNELNELRKQTNPSEILLVVDGMIGQEIINVTNEFNRLLKLTGVIVTKLDGDARGGATLSISHMTKLPIKFIGEGEGIKALAPFYPKRMADRLLGMGDIETLYEKAIENIDERSIQKTMKRMFMGQYDMEDLRNQLVQVAKMDNLGGILKMLGGQNKVNEDQINDAQRKLVVFSILMDSMTLKERRDPRLLKGLTRKSRIIKGSGRNEKEFNELVNSFEKGKKQVMEMTKMMKSGKMPNFPGRGGKGFGSF, encoded by the coding sequence ATGGGATTTGGTGATTTTTTATCTAAACGCATGAAGCGTTCTATTGAAAAAAATATTCAAAAATCAACTTTAACAAATGAAAATATTGCTGAGACATTAAAAGAAATTCGTTTAGCTTTATTAGAAGCCGATGTGAGTGTTGATGTTGTAAAAGAATTGATTTCGCGAATTAAAACAAAAGCTGAAGGAGGTTATATCCAAGAAGGGGTAAAAGCTCATCAGCAAATGGTTAAATTAGTTCATGATGAATTAATTGAAATTTTAGGTAAGGAATTAGCTCCTTTAGATTTAGGTAAAAAACCAACTGTGATTATGATGGTTGGTTTACAAGGTTCAGGGAAAACTACAACTGCTAATAAACTTGCGAACTTAGTTCGCAAGAAGAATTCTAAAAATCCACTGCTAGTTGGATTAGATATTTATCGACCAGGGGCGATTGACCAATTAGTTGAATTAGGTCATCAATCAAATATTCCTGTTTTTGAAAAAGGTAAACAAGACCCAATTAAAACTGCCAAACAAGCCATTGAATATGCTAATCAAAACAATCATGATGTTGTAATTTTAGATACAGCTGGACGTTTACAAATCGATAAAGATTTAATGAATGAATTAAATGAATTACGTAAACAAACAAATCCGAGTGAAATTTTACTTGTTGTTGATGGAATGATTGGTCAAGAAATTATTAATGTGACCAACGAATTTAATCGCTTATTAAAATTAACAGGAGTGATCGTGACTAAATTAGATGGAGATGCTCGTGGAGGAGCAACTTTATCAATTAGTCATATGACAAAACTGCCAATTAAATTTATTGGAGAAGGTGAAGGCATTAAGGCACTAGCTCCATTTTATCCAAAACGTATGGCTGATCGTTTGTTGGGAATGGGTGATATTGAAACACTTTATGAAAAAGCAATCGAAAATATTGATGAACGTTCAATTCAAAAAACGATGAAAAGAATGTTCATGGGACAATATGACATGGAAGATTTACGTAATCAATTAGTCCAAGTTGCTAAAATGGATAATCTTGGTGGAATTTTAAAAATGTTGGGTGGTCAAAACAAAGTCAACGAAGACCAAATTAATGATGCTCAACGTAAACTTGTTGTTTTCTCAATTTTAATGGATTCAATGACTTTAAAAGAACGACGTGATCCACGTTTATTAAAAGGTTTAACTAGAAAAAGCCGAATCATTAAAGGTTCTGGAAGAAATGAAAAAGAATTTAATGAACTTGTTAATAGCTTTGAAAAAGGTAAAAAACAAGTGATGGAAATGACCAAAATGATGAAATCTGGAAAAATGCCAAATTTTCCAGGTCGTGGTGGTAAAGGATTTGGTTCCTTTTAA
- a CDS encoding NAD(P)H-dependent glycerol-3-phosphate dehydrogenase: MKKQITIIGTGAYGTCLANVLADNGHDVVMYGIVEQQVDDLNIYHRNSTFFNDLKFNEKIKATTDLAAALAKTEILILGVPSKALKSVIADILKILNHKVIVINTAKGLEEESLGLLSTLVKKEFAKSELLIAYAAIYGPSIASEVANRKPTGVMLVSDDLKIATDLAPIFRNEYFAVSPWDDLAGCEIGAALKNAIAIGSGIFDGMGIGDNARASLITVGLQEIYEIAKKFGAKMETFLNFAGLGDLILTATSTKSRNYSLGQLIAKENNPQMTIENHKITVEGVNATKVAYNMFVEFNISSEVFKNLYEILFNYKRPIILVNNFLKMKEEKTND; this comes from the coding sequence ATGAAAAAACAAATTACAATTATTGGAACTGGTGCATATGGCACATGTTTGGCAAACGTTTTAGCAGATAATGGACATGATGTTGTGATGTACGGAATCGTTGAACAACAAGTTGATGATCTTAATATTTATCACCGTAATTCGACCTTTTTTAATGACTTAAAATTTAATGAAAAAATCAAAGCAACAACAGATTTAGCAGCTGCTTTAGCTAAAACAGAAATTCTGATTTTAGGAGTTCCTTCTAAAGCTTTAAAATCTGTGATTGCAGATATTTTAAAAATTCTTAATCACAAAGTTATTGTGATTAACACAGCCAAAGGACTAGAAGAAGAAAGTTTAGGATTGTTATCAACGCTTGTGAAAAAAGAATTTGCTAAATCTGAGCTTTTAATCGCTTATGCTGCGATTTATGGGCCTTCAATCGCTAGTGAAGTGGCAAATAGAAAACCAACTGGTGTGATGCTGGTTAGTGATGATCTGAAAATAGCGACAGATTTAGCCCCAATTTTTAGAAATGAATATTTTGCAGTTTCCCCTTGAGATGATTTAGCCGGTTGTGAAATTGGAGCTGCCTTGAAAAACGCGATTGCGATTGGAAGTGGAATTTTTGATGGAATGGGGATTGGTGATAATGCTCGTGCATCCTTAATTACAGTTGGCCTGCAAGAAATCTATGAAATTGCCAAAAAATTCGGGGCAAAAATGGAAACTTTTCTCAATTTTGCCGGATTAGGAGATTTAATTTTAACTGCGACCTCAACAAAGTCAAGAAATTATTCGCTTGGTCAATTAATCGCCAAAGAAAATAACCCTCAAATGACAATAGAAAATCATAAAATTACAGTTGAAGGTGTAAATGCGACGAAAGTTGCTTATAATATGTTTGTTGAGTTTAATATCAGTTCGGAGGTTTTTAAAAACCTATACGAAATTTTATTTAACTACAAAAGACCAATTATTCTGGTCAACAATTTTTTAAAAATGAAAGAGGAAAAAACAAATGACTAA